The Streptomyces sp. NBC_00435 nucleotide sequence GAGAGCGTCGAGGGGACCGAGGAGTACCGGTCCCGCTGCGCCCGGCTCCAGCACGGCATCGCGGCCGGATTCGCCCGCGCCCTGCGAGAGCGCACCCTCAAGGAGCAGGAGGCCATCGCCCGCTCCGCCCTGACCGCCCGCATCGACGCACAGCAGGCGCTGCACGCCAGCGAGGCCCGTTTCCGGGCTGTCTTCGAGGGCGCGGCCATCGGGATCGGCATCGCCGATCTTGAGGGCAACGTCCTGGAGGTCAACGACGCGCTGCTGCAGATGTTCGGCGGCATGGACGGACACGTCCGGGGCCGCAACGTCAGCGAATGGGGCCACCCCGACGACACCCCGCACGTCTGGCGGATGTACGGCGAACTCGTACGCGGCGAACGCGAGAACTACCGCGTCGAGAAGCCGTACTACCGGCACGACGGGACCGTCCTGTGGACCAACCTGACGGTCTCCCTGCTGCGCGACGCCGAGGGCGTGCCGCAGTACCAGCTGGCGCTGATGGAGGACACCACCGAGCGCCGGCTGCTGAACCTGCGGCTGCGCTACGAGGCCACCCATGACGCCCTGACCGGCCTGCCCAACCGCACGCTGTTCTTCGAACGCCTGGAGAAGGCCCTGGGCGGGGCCGGCGCCACCCGGTTCGGCCTGTGCTACCTCGATCTCGACGGCTTCAAGACGGTCAACGACAGCCTCGGCCACTCGGCCGGCGACCGGCTGCTGGTGGAGGTCGCCGACCGGCTGCAGAGCTGCGCGACCGGTCCGGGCGAGGTGGTCGCCCGGCTCGGCGGCGACGAGTTCGTGGCGCTGACCACAGGCCCCGACACGGAGGAGAAGGCCACCGAACTCGCCGTACGGATCCTCTCCGCACTCTCGGTCCCGATCCGGCTGGAAGGCCGGGAGCTGACGGTCCGGGGCAGCATCGGCATCGTCGAAGGTCCGGCGCGCGAGCGGACTCCCGCGGAGGTGCTGCGCAGCGCCGACATCACCATGTACCGGGCCAAGGCGGCCGGAGGCAACCGCTTCGAGTTCGCCGATGCCGCCGCCGACGCACGCGCCATCACCCGGCACGGCCTGACCAACGCCCTGCCCGCGGCGCTGGAACGTGGCGAGTTCTTCATCGAGTACCAGCCGCTCGTGCACATGCACGACGGCAGCGTGCACGGCGCGGAGGCACTGGTGCGCTGGTCGCACCCGCAGCACGGAGTGCTCGGCCCGGACCGCTTCATCCCGCTCGCCGAACGCACCGGACTGATCGTTCCCCTCGGCCGCTGGGTCCTGGAGGAGTCCGTCCGCCAGGCCCGCAACTGGCAGCACCAGCAGGGCGGCGCCACCCTGCGGATCAACGTCAACCTGTCACCGACCCAGCTGCACCACCCCGGCCTGGTCGCCGACACGATCCGCGTCCTGGAGTCCTCGGGCCTGGCCCCGGGCTCGCTGTGCCTGGAG carries:
- a CDS encoding putative bifunctional diguanylate cyclase/phosphodiesterase — its product is MRLPAQTAGDTGAPQGGLEDRMARFATIWGRAIFPVTATSLTRSEFEQHLVPLTRTLVGALRARPFDASVGQRVGTELVAVHCTDPEALSGTLGVVESYLVLYCGPEGPDAESVEGTEEYRSRCARLQHGIAAGFARALRERTLKEQEAIARSALTARIDAQQALHASEARFRAVFEGAAIGIGIADLEGNVLEVNDALLQMFGGMDGHVRGRNVSEWGHPDDTPHVWRMYGELVRGERENYRVEKPYYRHDGTVLWTNLTVSLLRDAEGVPQYQLALMEDTTERRLLNLRLRYEATHDALTGLPNRTLFFERLEKALGGAGATRFGLCYLDLDGFKTVNDSLGHSAGDRLLVEVADRLQSCATGPGEVVARLGGDEFVALTTGPDTEEKATELAVRILSALSVPIRLEGRELTVRGSIGIVEGPARERTPAEVLRSADITMYRAKAAGGNRFEFADAAADARAITRHGLTNALPAALERGEFFIEYQPLVHMHDGSVHGAEALVRWSHPQHGVLGPDRFIPLAERTGLIVPLGRWVLEESVRQARNWQHQQGGATLRINVNLSPTQLHHPGLVADTIRVLESSGLAPGSLCLEVTESALIGADDELLEPLRRLAALGVDIALDDFGTGYSNLANLRRLPVSVLKLDRSFTKGMQQHPANPVDVKIVEGIVALAHSLELAVTVEGVETGAQAAQLRALGCDTAQGWYYARPGAPDRIHALSLSDAVPTL